One genomic window of Actinoplanes lobatus includes the following:
- a CDS encoding MaoC family dehydratase has product MVAVVELSEGPGTTAAYARAALGLLPGLGRSGDTLPDVEVQHRGVTVDLGHLAAYDRACGFRLTDTLPATYPHVLAFPLAMRLMTGEGFPVPLIGLVHVANRITVRRAIPSSAVLNLSVRAVDLREHPRGRQFDVVATATVDGAEAWRGVSTYLRLSDSRTGSRPAGAASSLTGSRPADAASSSSGDSLTGSRPSSAGGAVWRVPARVGGDYAAVSGDRNPIHTSRLGARLFGFPRPIAHGMWTKARCLAALEGRLPGAYTVDVTFKKPVLLPATVRFAATQTATGWDLTVHSRHPHLSGTVTAGR; this is encoded by the coding sequence ATGGTGGCGGTCGTCGAGCTCAGCGAAGGGCCGGGCACCACGGCCGCGTACGCCCGGGCCGCCCTCGGCCTGCTGCCCGGCCTCGGCCGCTCCGGCGACACCCTCCCCGACGTCGAGGTCCAGCACCGGGGCGTGACGGTCGACCTGGGGCACCTGGCCGCGTACGACCGGGCCTGCGGGTTCCGGCTCACCGACACGCTGCCCGCGACGTACCCGCACGTGCTGGCGTTCCCGCTGGCCATGCGGCTGATGACGGGAGAGGGATTCCCGGTCCCCCTGATCGGCCTGGTACACGTCGCCAACCGGATCACCGTGCGCCGCGCCATCCCGTCGAGCGCGGTGCTCAACCTGTCGGTCCGGGCCGTCGACCTGCGGGAGCATCCACGCGGCCGCCAGTTCGACGTCGTCGCCACCGCCACGGTCGACGGGGCCGAGGCGTGGCGGGGCGTCTCCACGTACCTGCGCCTGTCCGACTCCCGTACCGGCTCTCGTCCCGCCGGCGCCGCATCGTCCCTCACCGGCTCGCGTCCCGCCGACGCCGCATCGTCCTCTTCCGGTGACTCCCTCACCGGCTCGCGCCCGTCCTCGGCCGGTGGGGCCGTGTGGCGGGTGCCCGCCCGGGTCGGCGGTGACTACGCCGCGGTCTCCGGCGACCGCAACCCGATCCACACCTCCCGGCTGGGGGCGCGGCTCTTCGGCTTCCCCCGCCCGATCGCCCACGGCATGTGGACCAAGGCCCGCTGCCTGGCCGCCCTGGAGGGCCGCCTCCCCGGCGCGTACACCGTCGATGTCACCTTCAAGAAGCCGGTCCTGCTGCCGGCCACGGTCCGGTTCGCCGCGACGCAGACCGCCACCGGCTGGGATCTCACCGTCCACTCGCGACATCCGCACCTGTCCGGCACGGTCACCGCCGGCCGATGA
- a CDS encoding DUF6879 family protein: MRLLRGDAFDGLFRSFERTAFHLEVQDVYHTREESAPFQRFLDGEPDDLGWQRPWLELVREVTDAGRSVRRLRVVPVPHLDYTRWLLNISGFNVEAGEDIRWLPRPETGGLAVAFDDFWLFDDRRVVFTLFGPDGGFAGGALTEDPAIVRHCARTRTTLWTAGTPHDDYVKG; the protein is encoded by the coding sequence ATGCGGCTGCTTCGGGGTGACGCGTTCGACGGGCTGTTCCGGTCCTTCGAACGGACGGCGTTCCACCTGGAGGTGCAGGACGTCTATCACACGCGGGAGGAGTCGGCGCCGTTCCAGCGGTTCCTCGACGGCGAACCGGATGATCTGGGCTGGCAGCGGCCGTGGCTGGAGCTGGTCCGGGAGGTCACCGACGCGGGCCGCAGTGTCCGGCGGCTGCGGGTGGTGCCGGTGCCGCACCTGGACTACACGCGGTGGCTGCTGAACATCTCCGGGTTCAACGTCGAGGCCGGCGAGGACATCCGCTGGCTGCCCCGGCCGGAGACGGGCGGGCTGGCGGTCGCCTTCGACGACTTCTGGCTGTTCGACGACCGCCGGGTGGTGTTCACCCTGTTCGGTCCGGACGGCGGGTTCGCCGGGGGCGCGCTCACCGAGGATCCGGCGATCGTCCGGCACTGCGCGCGGACCCGGACGACCCTGTGGACCGCCGGGACCCCGCACGACGACTACGTCAAAGGTTGA
- the dhaK gene encoding dihydroxyacetone kinase subunit DhaK: MKKFINDPADVVAEALAGLAAAHPELRVDVTGQYVARAGAPRPGKVALVSGGGSGHEPLHGGFVGPGMLDAACPGEVFTSPVPDQIVAATKAVDGGAGVVHIVKNYTGDVMNFQLAAELAADEGITVETVLVDDDVAVENSTWTAGRRGTGATLLVEKIAGALAEEGAKLGEVAAAGREVNAASASFAYALTACTTPAAGRPGFDLPDDEIEAGVGIHGEPGRRREKLRPARELVRSALDAILEAKPLNPGDRTLVLVNGLGATPLLEQYLVFGEVATVLAERGVQISRRLVGNYVTSLDMAGLSITVARLTDEMIRLWDAPVRTPGLRWGV, encoded by the coding sequence GTGAAGAAATTCATCAACGATCCCGCCGACGTCGTCGCCGAGGCGCTCGCCGGCCTCGCCGCCGCCCACCCCGAGTTGCGTGTGGACGTGACCGGGCAGTACGTGGCCCGGGCCGGCGCGCCCCGCCCCGGCAAGGTGGCGCTGGTGTCCGGCGGCGGTTCCGGGCACGAACCGCTGCACGGCGGTTTCGTGGGGCCGGGGATGCTCGACGCCGCCTGCCCCGGCGAGGTCTTCACCTCCCCGGTTCCCGACCAGATCGTGGCCGCCACCAAGGCCGTCGACGGCGGCGCCGGGGTGGTCCACATCGTGAAGAACTACACCGGTGACGTGATGAACTTCCAGCTCGCCGCGGAACTCGCCGCCGACGAGGGGATCACCGTCGAGACCGTGCTGGTCGACGACGACGTGGCGGTGGAGAACTCGACGTGGACGGCCGGCCGCCGCGGCACCGGCGCCACCCTGCTGGTCGAGAAGATCGCCGGGGCGCTCGCCGAGGAGGGCGCCAAGCTGGGCGAGGTGGCCGCCGCCGGCCGCGAGGTCAACGCCGCCTCGGCGTCCTTCGCCTACGCGCTGACCGCCTGCACCACGCCCGCCGCCGGACGGCCCGGCTTCGACCTGCCGGACGACGAGATCGAGGCCGGCGTCGGCATCCACGGCGAGCCCGGGCGCCGGCGCGAGAAGCTGCGCCCGGCCCGCGAGCTGGTCCGGTCCGCTCTCGACGCGATCCTCGAAGCCAAACCACTGAACCCCGGCGATCGTACGCTCGTGCTGGTCAACGGCCTGGGCGCGACACCGTTGCTGGAGCAGTACCTGGTCTTCGGCGAGGTCGCCACGGTGCTCGCCGAACGGGGCGTCCAGATCAGCCGCCGCCTGGTCGGCAACTACGTGACGAGCCTCGACATGGCCGGCCTGTCGATCACCGTGGCCCGGCTGACCGACGAGATGATCCGGCTGTGGGACGCCCCGGTCCGTACGCCCGGGCTGCGCTGGGGAGTCTGA
- a CDS encoding acyl-CoA dehydrogenase family protein, producing the protein MEFWLDLNDEQRELRDWVHGFAESVVRPAAAEWDEREETPWPVLQEAAKIGLYGFEFLANTWSDTSGLSLPVANEELFWGDGGIGMAISGTSLAVAAIFGSGTPDQLIEWVPQCFGDAADPKVGAFCSTEPEAGSDVAAMRTRAIYHEATDEWVIRGQKAYATNGGIAHVHVVTASVDPSLGSRGQAAFIVPPGTTGLVGTKKLKKLGLRASHTADVFLDDVRVPGSCLLGGKEALDKRLAKAREGQRRSGQAAMRTFELSRPAVGAQAIGIARAAYEYALEYAKTRVQFGRPIIENQAVAFALADMRMEIDAARLLVWRAAWMGRNERPFTAGEGSMSKLKAGEVAVTVTEKAVQILGGAGYLREHPVERMFRDAKIYTIFEGTSEIQRLVIARAISGVQIR; encoded by the coding sequence GTGGAGTTCTGGCTCGACCTCAACGACGAACAGCGCGAGCTGCGCGACTGGGTGCACGGGTTCGCCGAATCGGTGGTCCGGCCCGCGGCCGCGGAGTGGGACGAGCGGGAGGAGACTCCCTGGCCGGTCCTCCAGGAGGCCGCGAAGATCGGCCTGTACGGGTTCGAGTTCCTCGCCAACACCTGGTCGGACACGTCCGGGCTGAGTCTGCCGGTCGCCAACGAGGAGCTGTTCTGGGGCGACGGCGGCATCGGCATGGCGATCTCCGGCACCTCGCTGGCGGTGGCCGCGATCTTCGGCTCGGGTACACCGGATCAGCTGATCGAGTGGGTGCCGCAGTGCTTCGGGGACGCCGCCGACCCCAAGGTGGGCGCGTTCTGCAGCACCGAGCCGGAGGCGGGTTCGGACGTGGCGGCGATGCGCACCCGGGCGATCTACCACGAGGCGACCGACGAGTGGGTGATCCGCGGGCAGAAGGCGTACGCCACCAACGGCGGGATCGCCCACGTGCACGTGGTGACGGCGAGTGTCGACCCGTCGCTGGGGTCCCGTGGGCAGGCCGCGTTCATCGTGCCGCCGGGGACGACGGGGCTGGTGGGGACGAAGAAGCTGAAGAAGCTGGGGCTGCGGGCCTCGCACACCGCCGACGTGTTCCTCGACGACGTCCGGGTGCCCGGCAGCTGCCTGCTCGGCGGCAAGGAGGCGCTGGACAAGCGGCTCGCGAAGGCGCGTGAGGGGCAGCGGCGGTCCGGCCAGGCGGCGATGCGGACCTTCGAGCTGTCCCGGCCGGCGGTCGGCGCGCAGGCGATCGGCATCGCCCGGGCCGCCTACGAGTACGCGCTGGAGTACGCGAAGACCCGGGTCCAGTTCGGCCGCCCGATCATCGAGAACCAGGCGGTCGCGTTCGCGCTGGCCGACATGCGGATGGAGATCGACGCGGCCCGGCTGCTGGTGTGGCGGGCGGCGTGGATGGGCCGCAACGAGCGGCCGTTCACCGCCGGCGAGGGCTCGATGTCGAAGCTGAAGGCCGGTGAGGTGGCGGTCACGGTCACCGAGAAGGCGGTGCAGATCCTCGGCGGCGCCGGTTATCTGCGTGAGCATCCGGTGGAGCGGATGTTCCGGGACGCCAAGATCTACACGATCTTCGAGGGCACCTCGGAGATCCAGCGGCTGGTGATCGCACGCGCCATCTCCGGTGTGCAGATCCGCTGA
- a CDS encoding acetyl-CoA C-acetyltransferase, producing the protein MVDVRRVAVLGGNRIPFARSDSRYAEASNQDMLTASLDGLIARFGLAGERLGEVVAGAVLKHSRDFNLTRETVLGSRLDPRTPAYDIQQACGTGLEAAILVANKIALGQIDSGVAGGVDTTSDAPLQLNEDMRRALLQLNRARSLGDRLRAVAKLRPQHAIRPELPRNAEPRTGLSMGEHAAVTALRWNIGRAEQDELALTSHQRLAEAYDRGFFDDLLTPYLGLTRDQNLRADSSLEKLAKLKPVYGEENATMTAGNSTPLTDGASTVLLASEEWAAARSLPVLAWFADSETAAVDYVHGDEGLLMAPAYAVPRMLARNGLTLQDFDFYEIHEAFASQVLATLAAWESPEFCKERLGLDAPLGSIDRARLNVNGSSLAAGHPFAATGGRIVASLAKQLAQKGSGRGLISICAAGGQGVVAILER; encoded by the coding sequence GTGGTGGACGTGCGCCGTGTGGCCGTGCTGGGCGGGAACCGGATTCCGTTCGCCCGCTCCGACAGCCGCTACGCCGAGGCCTCGAACCAGGACATGCTGACCGCCTCGCTGGACGGGCTGATCGCCCGGTTCGGGCTGGCCGGTGAGCGGCTCGGTGAGGTCGTGGCGGGGGCCGTGCTGAAGCACTCGCGCGACTTCAACCTGACCCGGGAGACGGTGCTCGGCTCGCGGCTGGACCCGCGCACCCCGGCCTACGACATCCAGCAGGCCTGCGGGACCGGCCTGGAGGCGGCCATCCTGGTCGCCAACAAGATCGCGCTCGGGCAGATCGACTCCGGCGTGGCCGGTGGCGTGGACACCACCTCGGACGCTCCGTTGCAGCTCAACGAGGACATGCGGCGCGCTCTGCTCCAGCTGAACCGGGCCCGGAGCCTCGGTGACCGGCTCCGGGCGGTGGCCAAATTGCGCCCGCAGCACGCGATCCGGCCGGAGCTGCCGCGCAACGCCGAGCCGCGGACCGGGCTGTCGATGGGCGAGCACGCGGCGGTCACGGCCCTGCGGTGGAACATCGGGCGGGCGGAGCAGGACGAGCTGGCGCTGACCTCCCACCAGCGGCTCGCGGAGGCGTACGATCGCGGGTTTTTCGATGATCTTCTGACGCCCTATCTGGGGCTGACCCGGGACCAGAACCTGCGCGCGGACAGCAGCCTGGAGAAGCTGGCGAAGCTGAAGCCGGTGTACGGCGAGGAGAACGCCACCATGACGGCGGGCAACTCGACACCGCTCACCGACGGCGCCTCGACCGTGCTGCTCGCCTCCGAGGAGTGGGCGGCCGCGCGTTCGCTGCCGGTGCTGGCCTGGTTCGCCGACTCGGAGACCGCGGCGGTCGACTACGTGCACGGCGACGAGGGCCTGCTCATGGCGCCCGCCTATGCGGTGCCCCGGATGCTGGCCCGCAACGGCCTCACCCTCCAGGACTTCGACTTCTACGAGATCCACGAGGCGTTCGCGTCGCAGGTGCTGGCCACCCTCGCGGCGTGGGAGTCGCCCGAGTTCTGCAAGGAGAGGCTCGGCCTGGACGCCCCGCTCGGCTCGATCGACCGGGCGAGGCTCAACGTCAACGGGTCCTCGCTGGCGGCCGGCCACCCGTTCGCGGCGACCGGCGGCCGGATCGTCGCGTCCCTGGCCAAGCAGCTCGCGCAGAAGGGCTCGGGCCGGGGCCTGATCTCCATCTGCGCGGCCGGCGGTCAGGGTGTGGTGGCGATCCTGGAGCGTTGA
- a CDS encoding HPr family phosphocarrier protein — MSPSSEIPVVLPAALHARPAGAVVRAAASFQAQIEVRVGERSASARSALRLMSLGADTGTTVVVHATGEDAAAAAQAVASALLSSE, encoded by the coding sequence ATGTCCCCAAGCTCTGAGATCCCGGTGGTCCTTCCGGCCGCGTTGCACGCCCGCCCGGCGGGCGCGGTGGTCCGGGCCGCGGCATCCTTTCAAGCCCAGATCGAGGTACGGGTGGGCGAGCGGTCCGCGAGCGCCCGCAGCGCCCTGCGGCTGATGTCGCTGGGCGCGGACACGGGCACCACGGTCGTCGTGCACGCCACTGGCGAGGACGCCGCGGCGGCGGCCCAGGCGGTCGCTTCGGCCCTGCTCTCCTCCGAGTGA
- the dhaM gene encoding dihydroxyacetone kinase phosphoryl donor subunit DhaM, which translates to MAYVGIVLVSHSSSLASGVRDLLTQVAGADVRVEPAGGTGDGGLGTSAEKIEAAIARAEAGAGVLILADLGSAVLTTRAVLAELPDGPLLVDAPFVEGAVAAAVLASTGADLATVADAAREARDVPKL; encoded by the coding sequence ATGGCGTACGTGGGGATCGTGCTCGTCTCACACAGTTCGTCGCTGGCGTCCGGCGTCCGCGATCTGCTCACCCAGGTGGCCGGCGCGGACGTCCGCGTGGAGCCGGCCGGCGGCACCGGCGACGGCGGCCTGGGAACCAGCGCCGAGAAGATCGAGGCGGCGATCGCCCGCGCCGAGGCCGGAGCCGGGGTGCTGATCCTCGCCGATCTGGGCAGCGCCGTCCTGACCACCCGTGCCGTGCTGGCCGAGCTGCCGGACGGCCCGCTGCTCGTCGACGCCCCGTTCGTCGAGGGCGCGGTGGCCGCCGCGGTCCTCGCCTCGACCGGCGCCGATCTCGCGACGGTCGCCGACGCCGCCCGGGAGGCCCGCGATGTCCCCAAGCTCTGA
- the dhaL gene encoding dihydroxyacetone kinase subunit DhaL: MDATHLDVALAVAWLRAAAASVTAETDQLTRLDAAIGDGDHGVNLARGFTAVAATLDGAGFAAVGDVFVRAGATLISKVGGASGPLYGTAFRAVGKALPPGAASADLADLAAALHAGLDAVRKLGGAEPGDKTIVDAFRPALDAFEEAVAGGAALPEVAASAARAAGEGARATVPLTARKGRASYLGERSAGHQDPGATSTWLIFQALADVTAP; encoded by the coding sequence ATGGACGCCACCCACCTGGACGTGGCCCTGGCCGTCGCCTGGCTGCGCGCGGCCGCCGCGTCGGTGACCGCCGAGACCGACCAGCTCACCCGCCTGGACGCGGCGATCGGCGACGGCGACCACGGGGTGAACCTGGCCCGCGGCTTCACGGCCGTGGCCGCCACCCTGGACGGCGCCGGGTTCGCCGCGGTCGGCGACGTCTTCGTCCGGGCCGGCGCGACCCTGATCTCCAAGGTCGGCGGCGCGTCCGGCCCGCTGTACGGCACCGCCTTCCGGGCCGTCGGCAAGGCGCTGCCGCCCGGCGCCGCGTCGGCCGACCTCGCCGACCTGGCCGCCGCCCTGCACGCCGGGTTGGACGCGGTCCGCAAGCTGGGCGGGGCCGAACCGGGGGACAAGACGATCGTGGACGCCTTCCGCCCGGCGCTGGACGCCTTCGAGGAGGCGGTGGCCGGTGGTGCGGCCCTGCCCGAGGTGGCGGCGTCGGCGGCCCGGGCGGCCGGGGAGGGGGCCCGCGCCACGGTGCCGCTGACGGCCCGCAAGGGCCGGGCGTCCTACCTGGGCGAGCGCAGCGCCGGTCACCAGGATCCGGGAGCGACCTCCACCTGGCTGATCTTCCAGGCCCTGGCGGACGTGACCGCGCCCTGA
- a CDS encoding endo-1,4-beta-xylanase, with protein sequence MRRSRAILTVLATGALTAGALTVLSPSADAASTLGSAAAAQGRYFGTAVAAYKLSDSVYSGILNREFNSVTPENEMKWDATEPTQGTFSYTSADTIVNRAITNGQKIRGHALAWHSQQPSWAQSLSGTTLRNAMVNHVTQVATHYKGKIDSWDVVNEAFADGSTGARRDSNLQRTGDDWIEVAFRTARAADPAAKLCYNDYNTDGVNAKSTAVYNMVVDFKARGVPIDCVGFQSHFNSASPLPSDYQSNLQRFANLGVDVQITELDIEGSGTAQANSYSTAVKACLAVTRCNGITVWGIRDSDSWRASGTPLLFDANGNPKQAYTAALTALGGSTTSPSPSASSSSASPSPSASQSSGTRSCTATVTVNAWTGGFVATVKVTAGAAALTGWTAGLTLPTGSAVTNTWSATASGTSGAVSFTNVGYNGTVAAGGTTEFGFQGTGTAPSTTTTCTAR encoded by the coding sequence ATGAGACGATCCCGCGCGATCCTCACCGTCCTGGCCACCGGCGCCCTGACCGCCGGCGCGCTCACCGTCCTGTCCCCCTCGGCCGACGCCGCCAGCACCCTCGGATCGGCCGCCGCCGCACAGGGCCGCTACTTCGGCACCGCGGTCGCCGCCTACAAACTGTCCGACTCGGTCTACTCCGGAATCCTGAACCGGGAGTTCAACTCGGTGACCCCGGAGAACGAGATGAAGTGGGACGCCACCGAGCCCACCCAGGGCACCTTCAGCTACACCTCGGCCGACACCATCGTGAACCGGGCGATCACCAACGGGCAGAAGATCCGCGGGCACGCCCTGGCCTGGCACTCGCAGCAGCCGTCCTGGGCGCAGAGCCTCAGCGGCACCACGCTGCGCAACGCCATGGTCAACCACGTCACCCAGGTCGCCACCCACTACAAGGGAAAGATCGACTCCTGGGACGTGGTGAACGAGGCCTTCGCCGACGGCTCCACCGGCGCCCGCCGCGACTCCAACCTCCAGCGCACCGGCGACGACTGGATCGAGGTGGCGTTCCGCACCGCGCGGGCCGCCGACCCGGCCGCCAAACTCTGCTACAACGACTACAACACCGACGGCGTCAACGCGAAGAGCACCGCCGTCTACAACATGGTCGTCGACTTCAAGGCCCGCGGCGTACCGATCGACTGCGTCGGCTTCCAGTCCCACTTCAACTCGGCCTCCCCGCTGCCGTCGGACTACCAGTCCAACCTCCAGCGCTTCGCGAACCTCGGCGTCGACGTGCAGATCACCGAACTGGACATCGAAGGCTCCGGCACGGCACAGGCCAACTCGTATTCCACGGCCGTCAAGGCGTGCCTCGCGGTGACCCGGTGCAACGGCATCACCGTGTGGGGCATCCGCGACAGCGACTCGTGGCGGGCCAGCGGCACCCCGCTGCTGTTCGACGCCAACGGCAACCCGAAGCAGGCGTACACCGCGGCCCTGACCGCCCTCGGCGGCTCGACAACTTCGCCGTCCCCGTCGGCATCCTCGTCGTCGGCGTCCCCGTCCCCGTCGGCCAGCCAGTCCTCCGGCACCCGCTCCTGCACCGCGACCGTCACGGTGAACGCGTGGACCGGCGGTTTCGTGGCCACCGTCAAGGTGACCGCCGGCGCGGCCGCCCTGACCGGCTGGACCGCCGGCCTCACCCTGCCCACCGGCAGCGCCGTGACCAACACGTGGAGCGCCACCGCCTCCGGCACCAGCGGCGCGGTCTCCTTCACGAACGTCGGCTACAACGGCACGGTCGCCGCCGGCGGCACCACCGAGTTCGGCTTCCAGGGCACCGGCACCGCCCCGTCCACCACAACCACCTGCACGGCCCGCTGA
- a CDS encoding 3-oxoacyl-ACP reductase, whose translation MADRYANFANSGLGRTVVKRLGLPDPPRLRRYRAGDPLVSGPVLLGAAPGGRLSEPIRKLLGAAGAEVTDQTRDGVRVSALVLDATGITDSTGLRALYDFFHPYARSLEVSGRVLVLGTPPEATATPAEATAQRSLEGLTRSIGKEFGRGVTAQLVYVAPGGEQAIESTLRFLLSGRSAYVSGQVVRIGAGDVPTPADWDRPLHGRLALVTGAARGIGAAIARVLARDGADVIALDVPAAGDALADVANETRGRALQLDLTAADAPERLAGYLAAGPHTGVDIVVHNAGITRDKTIARMTEDRWDSVIGVNLTAPERVDDLLLERGLIGAGGRIVGVASIAGIAGNRGQTNYATSKAGVIGRVQSYAPVLLPRGITINAVAPGFIETAMTAKMPIGLREAGRRLNSMSQGGLPVDVAETIAWLASPGSATITGNVIRVCGQSLLGA comes from the coding sequence ATGGCTGACAGGTACGCGAACTTCGCCAACTCCGGTCTCGGCCGGACCGTGGTCAAGCGCCTCGGACTGCCTGATCCGCCCCGGCTGCGCCGCTACCGGGCCGGAGATCCGCTGGTCAGCGGCCCGGTCCTGCTGGGTGCGGCGCCGGGCGGCCGGCTCTCCGAGCCGATCCGCAAGCTCCTGGGCGCGGCGGGCGCGGAGGTCACCGATCAAACCCGGGACGGGGTACGGGTGAGCGCACTCGTCCTCGACGCCACCGGGATCACCGACAGCACCGGGCTGCGGGCACTTTACGACTTCTTCCACCCGTACGCCCGCTCCCTGGAGGTCTCCGGACGCGTGCTGGTGCTCGGCACCCCACCGGAAGCCACCGCGACGCCGGCCGAGGCGACCGCGCAGCGGAGCCTGGAAGGCCTGACCCGCAGCATCGGCAAGGAATTCGGGCGCGGGGTGACCGCACAGCTCGTCTACGTGGCGCCCGGCGGCGAACAGGCGATCGAGTCGACGCTGCGCTTCCTGCTCAGCGGCCGCTCGGCGTACGTCTCCGGCCAGGTCGTCCGGATCGGCGCCGGCGACGTGCCCACACCGGCCGACTGGGACCGGCCCCTCCACGGCAGACTCGCCCTGGTCACCGGCGCGGCCCGGGGCATCGGCGCGGCCATCGCCCGGGTGCTGGCCCGCGACGGCGCCGACGTGATCGCACTCGACGTGCCCGCCGCCGGCGACGCCCTCGCCGACGTGGCCAACGAGACCCGCGGCCGCGCCCTGCAACTCGACCTCACCGCCGCCGACGCGCCCGAACGCCTGGCCGGATACCTGGCCGCCGGACCGCACACCGGCGTCGACATCGTCGTCCACAACGCCGGCATCACCCGGGACAAGACCATCGCCCGGATGACCGAGGACCGGTGGGACTCGGTCATCGGCGTCAACCTGACCGCCCCCGAACGCGTCGACGACCTGCTGCTGGAACGCGGGCTCATCGGTGCCGGCGGGCGGATCGTCGGCGTCGCCTCGATCGCCGGCATCGCCGGGAACCGCGGACAGACCAACTACGCCACCAGCAAGGCCGGCGTGATCGGGCGGGTCCAGTCGTACGCCCCGGTGCTGCTCCCGCGCGGCATCACCATCAACGCGGTGGCGCCCGGCTTCATCGAGACGGCGATGACCGCCAAGATGCCGATCGGGCTGCGCGAAGCCGGACGGCGGCTCAACAGCATGTCCCAGGGCGGCCTGCCGGTCGACGTCGCCGAGACCATCGCCTGGCTCGCCTCGCCCGGGTCGGCGACGATCACCGGCAACGTGATCCGGGTCTGCGGCCAGAGCCTGCTCGGGGCCTGA
- a CDS encoding GNAT family N-acetyltransferase, whose protein sequence is MGDLAGAMVRLRPAIRDDIAVLARIRAEPEVYQRWGGDEDLTATVAEGLADPDTRVLVILHEDRVVGAIQWSEEADPDYRHAGIDIYLSPEVHGLGLGTDAVRTVARHLIDDLGHHRLVIDPAADNHAAIRCYAKVGFRPVGVMRRYERGPDGTWHDGLLMDLLAGEMT, encoded by the coding sequence ATGGGTGATCTCGCGGGCGCGATGGTGCGGCTGCGGCCGGCGATCCGGGACGACATCGCGGTGCTCGCCCGGATCCGGGCGGAGCCCGAGGTGTACCAGCGGTGGGGCGGCGACGAAGACCTGACCGCCACCGTCGCCGAGGGCCTCGCCGATCCCGATACGCGAGTGCTCGTCATCCTGCACGAGGACCGCGTCGTCGGCGCCATCCAATGGAGCGAGGAGGCGGACCCCGACTACCGGCACGCCGGCATCGACATCTACCTCAGCCCGGAGGTGCACGGCCTCGGGCTGGGCACCGACGCCGTCCGTACCGTCGCCCGGCATCTCATCGACGACCTCGGCCACCACCGCCTGGTGATCGATCCCGCCGCCGACAACCACGCGGCGATCCGCTGCTACGCCAAGGTCGGCTTCCGCCCGGTCGGCGTCATGCGCCGATACGAGCGAGGCCCGGACGGCACCTGGCACGACGGCCTCCTGATGGACCTCCTCGCCGGCGAGATGACGTGA